The nucleotide window TCGGGCCGAAGAACATCTCGTAAGTAGTGTATCGGTCGTTCTGCGCGAGTTTAGTCAGTTCGTAAAATACGGGTTCCATAGCTATACCTCTTTATTACGTCGGGCGCCATACGCAATCCCGGAATACGCCTCGGTATCGAAATCCTTCCGCAACGGCGGGATATCCTTCCAGTTGTGCAGGAATAGGGACGAAAGGTCGGGATTGCCGATAAAGTCCACCCCGAACATTTCGTGAATTTCCTGCTCGTACGCCTGCGCCTGCGGCCATACATCCATGACCGTGGGGAGTTTCGGATCGTCGCGGTCGATACCCGCCTTTACGGTCGCCTGAACCTGATGCTTGTACGACCAGAGATTGTACGTGACATCGAAACGGTTTTCCTCGAGCCAGTCCACGCAGGTCATGTTCGACATATGCTCGAACCCCAGCGACTGCATATAATGGA belongs to Brevinematales bacterium and includes:
- a CDS encoding NADH-quinone oxidoreductase subunit C, with product MTNREMAAVIAGGWADAEAVPRYHNQIEVTCGNPDTIAGMLHYMQSLGFEHMSNMTCVDWLEENRFDVTYNLWSYKHQVQATVKAGIDRDDPKLPTVMDVWPQAQAYEQEIHEMFGVDFIGNPDLSSLFLHNWKDIPPLRKDFDTEAYSGIAYGARRNKEV